In the Hordeum vulgare subsp. vulgare chromosome 7H, MorexV3_pseudomolecules_assembly, whole genome shotgun sequence genome, one interval contains:
- the LOC123410122 gene encoding 26 kDa endochitinase 2, with the protein MRSLAVVMAVVTTVAMAIGTARGSVSSIISRAQFDRMLLHRNDGACQAKGFYTYDAFVAAASAFPGFGSTGSADAQKREVAAFLAQTSHETTGGWATAPDGAFAWGYCFKQERGASSDYCTPSAQWPCAPGKRYYGRGPIQLSHNYNYGPAGRAIGVDLLANPDLVATDATVAFKTAIWFWMTAQPPKPSSHAVIAGQWSPSGADRAAGRVPGFGVITNIINGGIECGHGQDSRVADRIGFYKRYCDILGVGYGNNLDCYSQRPFA; encoded by the coding sequence ATGAGATCGCTCGCGGTGGTGATGGCCGTGGTAACCACGGTGGCCATGGCCATCGGCACGGCGCGCGGCAGCGTGTCCTCCATCATCTCGCGCGCACAGTTCGACCGCATGTTGCTGCACCGCAACGACGGCGCCTGCCAGGCCAAGGGCTTCTACACCTACGACGCCTTCGTCGCCGCCGCATCTGCCTTCCCGGGCTTCGGCAGCACCGGCAGCGCCGACGCCCAGAAGCGCGAGGTGGCCGCCTTCCTGGCccagacctcccacgagaccaccGGCGGATGGGCGACGGCACCGGACGGGGCCTTCGCCTGGGGCTACTGCTTCAAGCAGGAACGCGGCGCCTCCTCCGACTACTGCACCCCGAGCGCACAGTGGCCGTGCGCCCCCGGGAAGCGCTACTACGGCCGCGGGCCCATCCAGCTCTCCCACAACTACAACTATGGACCTGCCGGCCGGGCCATCGGGGTCGATCTGCTGGCCAACCCGGACCTGGTGGCCACGGACGCCACTGTGGCGTTTAAGACGGCCATCTGGTTCTGGATGACGGCGCAGCCGCCCAAGCCGTCGAGCCATGCTGTGATCGCCGGCCAGTGGAGCCCGTCAGGGGCTGACCGGGCCGCAGGGCGGGTGCCCGGGTTTGGTGTGATCACCAACATCATCAATGGTGGGATCGAGTGTGGTCACGGACAGGACAGCCGTGTCGCCGATCGAATCGGGTTTTACAAGCGCTACTGTGACATCCTCGGCGTTGGCTACGGCAACAACCTCGACTGCTACAGCCAGAGACCCTTCGCTTAA
- the LOC123410454 gene encoding 26 kDa endochitinase 1 has translation MRAFVLFAVVAMAASMAVAEQCGSQAGGATCPNCLCCSRFGWCGSTSDYCGDGCQSQCSGCGGGSTPVTPTPSGGGGVSSIVSRALFDRMLLHRNDGACQAKGFYTYDAFVAAASAFRGFGTTGGTDTRKREVAAFLAQTSHETTGGWATAPDGAFAWGYCFKQERGATSNYCTPSAQWPCAPGKSYYGRGPIQLSHNYNYGPAGRAIGVDLLRNPDLVATDPTVSFKTAMWFWMTAQAPKPSSHAVITGQWSPSGTDRAAGRVPGFGVITNIVNGGIECGHGQDSRVADRIGFYKRYCDILGVGYGNNLDCYNQRPFA, from the coding sequence ATGAGAGCGTTCGTGTTGTTCGCCGTGGTTGCCATGGCGGCCAGCATGGCCGTCGCCGAGCAGTGCGGCTCGCAGGCCGGCGGGGCGACCTGCCCCAACTGCCTCTGCTGCAGCCGCTTCGGCTGGTGCGGCTCCACCTCGGACTACTGCGGCGACGGATGCCAGAGCCAGTGCTCCggctgcggcggcggcagcaCGCCCGTCACGCCCACCccatcgggcggcggcggcgtgtccTCCATCGTCTCACGCGCCCTCTTCGACCGCATGCTTCTCCACCGCAACGACGGCGCCTGCCAGGCCAAGGGCTTCTACACCTACGACGCCTTCGTCGCCGCCGCATCCGCCTTCCGGGGCTTCGGCACCACCGGCGGCACCGACACCCGGAAGCGCGAGGTGGCCGCCTTCCTGGCccagacctcccacgagaccaccGGCGGGTGGGCGACGGCACCGGACGGAGCTTTCGCCTGGGGCTACTGCTTCAAGCAGGAGCGTGGCGCCACCTCCAACTACTGCACTCCGAGCGCGCAGTGGCCGTGCGCCCCAGGGAAGAGCTACTACGGCCGTGGGCCGATCCAGCTCTCCCACAACTACAACTACGGGCCTGCGGGCCGGGCCATCGGGGTCGACCTCCTGCGCAACCCGGACCTGGTGGCCACGGACCCGACCGTGTCGTTTAAGACTGCGATGTGGTTTTGGATGACGGCCCAGGCGCCAAAGCCGTCGAGCCATGCTGTGATCACGGGCCAGTGGAGCCCATCAGGGACGGACCGGGCAGCGGGCCGGGTGCCCGGGTTTGGCGTGATCACCAACATCGTCAACGGCGGGATCGAGTGCGGGCATGGGCAGGACAGCCGAGTCGCCGACCGGATCGGGTTTTACAAGCGCTACTGCGACATCCTCGGCGTTGGCTACGGCAACAACCTCGACTGCTACAACCAGAGGCCCTTCGCTTAA